Proteins found in one bacterium genomic segment:
- a CDS encoding T9SS type A sorting domain-containing protein: protein MKTTLRFFSLMIILAIAGFQVQTAHAWCTPRILQCGDVIDSSTVRGHDDIYRYSCTGSTNWNGKAHVYRINHGGDSLWIRLNWQGDSQHALGVFVLTSCNQNACIAYNAHNLNLRLPSGQYWIIVDSRTDAGTSYELSVFCGDDRLPVELLSFTGADASDGVHLAWSTASETDNSRFRVERQIQDSEEWDFIGQVSGQGQSTSETSYSFVDQTAQDGMMYAYRLISEDINGGTHELQLITVAHGTPAAQVPAGFRLLGNYPNPFNPSTRIAFDLSEQSHITLNVFDVSGRTVATLASGVFDAGAHEVNFDGTGLPSGVYFAQLVGAQQPQLIKMVLLK from the coding sequence ATGAAGACAACCCTACGCTTCTTTTCTCTCATGATCATTCTGGCCATTGCTGGCTTTCAGGTTCAGACCGCTCACGCGTGGTGCACGCCGCGAATTCTGCAATGCGGAGACGTCATAGATTCGAGCACCGTGCGCGGACATGACGACATCTACCGCTATTCCTGCACGGGCAGTACGAATTGGAATGGCAAGGCCCACGTTTACCGGATCAACCACGGCGGAGATTCCCTCTGGATCCGCCTCAACTGGCAGGGTGACTCCCAGCATGCTCTCGGCGTCTTTGTGCTGACCAGTTGCAATCAGAATGCCTGCATCGCCTACAATGCCCATAATCTGAATTTGCGCCTGCCCTCCGGGCAATACTGGATCATCGTGGACAGCCGGACTGACGCGGGAACCTCCTATGAACTCTCCGTCTTCTGCGGCGACGACCGTCTGCCGGTGGAACTGCTCTCCTTTACCGGCGCCGACGCGTCGGATGGCGTTCACCTTGCGTGGAGCACCGCCTCGGAGACAGACAACAGCCGCTTCCGCGTGGAACGTCAGATTCAGGACAGCGAAGAGTGGGACTTTATCGGTCAGGTCAGCGGCCAGGGACAGAGCACATCCGAAACCAGCTATTCGTTTGTCGACCAGACCGCGCAGGATGGTATGATGTATGCCTACCGCCTGATTTCTGAAGATATCAATGGCGGCACGCATGAACTGCAACTGATCACCGTGGCGCATGGCACGCCTGCGGCCCAGGTCCCCGCCGGGTTCCGTCTGCTGGGCAACTATCCCAATCCCTTCAACCCCAGCACGCGCATTGCGTTTGACCTGTCCGAGCAGAGCCACATTACGCTGAACGTATTTGACGTCTCCGGACGGACCGTTGCCACGCTGGCTTCCGGCGTGTTCGATGCAGGCGCACACGAAGTGAACTTCGACGGCACCGGCCTGCCTTCGGGAGTTTATTTTGCGCAGCTTGTCGGAGCCCAGCAGCCTCAATTGATTAAGATGGTGCTTCTGAAATAG
- a CDS encoding polysaccharide deacetylase family protein, giving the protein MSVLRETVATLFRYSGLPSLIRALLVRDRATIIFYHDPQPEVVERHLQYLAKHYRFETLDRVVDAIRRKDWTGIRRHSLVVTIDDGHRGNARLGELFARYGVRPTIYLCSQIVGTERQFWFRLPGVRAGESKPLPNAKRLAELKRRFDWDPLTVNAGQRHALSLDELKQLQPHVDFGSHTRFHPILTTCSDAESREEIALSKQEIEAMLGSECRHFSYPNGDYTVREANFAREAGYVSARTVDLGWNGPDTDPYRLKMTGVSDDASVSVLACQVVGFPTYFGRLMKGCVRGGHPVTRPIATP; this is encoded by the coding sequence GTGTCTGTCCTCCGAGAAACCGTTGCCACGTTGTTCCGCTATAGCGGATTGCCGTCGCTGATCCGCGCACTGCTGGTGCGGGACCGGGCGACGATTATCTTCTACCACGACCCCCAGCCGGAGGTCGTGGAGCGGCATTTGCAATATCTGGCAAAGCACTACCGCTTTGAGACGCTGGACCGTGTGGTGGATGCTATCCGGCGCAAGGATTGGACAGGAATCCGGCGGCACTCGCTGGTGGTGACGATTGATGACGGGCACCGGGGCAATGCGCGCCTGGGCGAACTGTTTGCCCGGTACGGGGTGCGGCCTACGATTTATCTGTGCAGCCAGATTGTAGGCACGGAGCGGCAATTCTGGTTCCGGCTTCCGGGAGTGCGTGCCGGCGAATCGAAGCCGCTGCCCAACGCGAAGCGCCTGGCGGAACTGAAGCGCCGCTTCGATTGGGATCCGCTGACGGTGAATGCCGGTCAGCGCCACGCGTTGAGCCTGGATGAGCTGAAGCAGTTGCAGCCGCACGTGGATTTTGGTTCGCATACACGCTTCCACCCAATCCTGACCACGTGCAGTGACGCCGAGAGTCGTGAAGAGATCGCGCTCTCCAAACAGGAAATTGAAGCCATGCTCGGCAGTGAGTGCCGGCACTTCAGTTATCCCAACGGGGATTACACCGTGCGCGAGGCGAATTTTGCCCGCGAAGCTGGATATGTGTCGGCACGCACAGTGGATTTGGGATGGAACGGGCCGGACACGGATCCGTACCGCTTGAAGATGACCGGAGTGTCGGACGACGCGTCGGTGAGTGTGCTGGCCTGTCAGGTGGTGGGTTTTCCCACCTATTTCGGAAGGCTGATGAAAGGCTGTGTGCGCGGCGGGCATCCGGTGACGCGGCCCATCGCAACACCATAG